Proteins encoded in a region of the Flavobacterium sp. MDT1-60 genome:
- a CDS encoding phage holin family protein, whose protein sequence is MIHKISEYSNELKLLLYGIFIYLEMDAEIVKILFYLMVMDTFLGIIKTIVLNNPFSFKKLALGFVSKLAVLLIPTALALMSKGLNYNFKWFVTIVMDLLIVSDGISIISNIIAIKTKKEVENFDAMTLILKSIRDRLILLFKRLLITIDPKYHIEK, encoded by the coding sequence ATGATACATAAAATCTCAGAATACTCAAATGAACTAAAATTATTGCTTTACGGAATTTTTATTTACTTGGAGATGGATGCCGAAATTGTTAAGATATTATTTTACTTAATGGTAATGGATACTTTTTTAGGCATTATAAAAACCATAGTGCTAAACAATCCTTTCAGCTTTAAAAAATTAGCTCTGGGATTTGTGTCTAAGTTAGCCGTATTGCTAATACCAACAGCCTTGGCATTAATGAGTAAAGGACTTAATTACAACTTTAAATGGTTTGTAACCATAGTAATGGATTTACTTATTGTTAGCGACGGAATTTCAATAATCAGCAATATTATTGCCATAAAAACAAAAAAAGAAGTAGAAAATTTTGATGCGATGACTTTGATTCTTAAATCGATAAGAGATCGTTTAATACTATTATTCAAAAGACTTTTGATCACCATCGATCCTAAATATCATATCGAAAAATAG
- a CDS encoding HAMP domain-containing sensor histidine kinase — MKQEIDALEQSMHIKDFLFVIKKKSDHLTNYFLISFFVVGLLLSFFYDTWQIGVGVGSLLLIAYYSTKVVMPKSNLYQYVLSVVLGIFMAQFIYQMHGLFEMHFIAFIASAILITYQNWKLQIPLMLVVGIHHGVFGYFQYLGLDEIYFSQLDYMSLQTFIIHMILAGCIFSICGLWAYQFKKYSEAHMELIFKKREIENQELKTANYELDRFVYSTSHDLRAPLNSMLGLIEIAKEDTTEESMLEYFRMLKGSAKKLDGFICDILDYSRNSRMEINNELINFRELINGVTENLKFIGDNNRMVEFKIEIFDEVSFYSDKNRLITILNNLISNAIRYQNSQIPNPFVNIKIETSPTETNIFVQDNGIGIDEESQSKIFNMFYRVSQESVGSGLGLYIVKEAVNKLNGDIKVKSQIGEGTTFLIKIPNQ; from the coding sequence ATGAAACAAGAAATTGATGCTTTAGAACAATCCATGCACATTAAAGATTTTCTTTTTGTAATTAAAAAAAAATCAGATCATTTAACTAATTATTTCCTCATCAGTTTTTTTGTCGTCGGATTGTTGCTTTCTTTTTTTTATGACACCTGGCAAATTGGAGTTGGAGTCGGCAGCCTGTTGCTTATTGCCTATTATTCCACAAAAGTTGTCATGCCTAAATCAAATTTATACCAATATGTCCTCAGTGTTGTATTGGGAATTTTCATGGCTCAATTTATTTACCAGATGCATGGACTGTTCGAAATGCACTTTATAGCATTCATTGCAAGTGCCATCCTTATTACGTATCAAAACTGGAAGTTGCAAATACCACTTATGCTTGTTGTGGGAATACATCATGGAGTATTTGGTTATTTTCAATATCTGGGATTAGATGAAATTTATTTCTCTCAGTTAGATTATATGTCATTACAGACATTTATTATTCATATGATACTTGCAGGTTGCATTTTTTCAATTTGCGGGTTGTGGGCCTATCAATTTAAAAAATATAGTGAAGCACATATGGAACTAATTTTTAAAAAAAGGGAAATTGAAAATCAGGAATTAAAAACCGCCAATTATGAACTTGACCGTTTTGTTTACAGTACCTCTCATGATTTGCGAGCACCACTGAATTCAATGCTCGGTCTTATTGAAATAGCCAAAGAAGACACTACTGAAGAATCGATGCTTGAATATTTTAGAATGCTAAAAGGCAGCGCAAAAAAACTGGATGGTTTTATCTGTGACATTCTTGATTATTCGCGAAACTCTCGTATGGAAATCAATAACGAGCTAATTAATTTCAGAGAACTGATTAATGGTGTGACGGAAAACTTAAAATTCATTGGTGATAATAACAGAATGGTTGAATTTAAAATTGAGATCTTTGATGAAGTTTCCTTTTATTCTGATAAAAATCGTTTAATTACTATTTTAAATAACCTTATTTCAAATGCTATTCGGTATCAAAATTCTCAAATTCCAAATCCCTTTGTCAATATTAAAATAGAGACGTCTCCAACTGAAACCAATATCTTCGTTCAGGACAATGGTATAGGAATTGATGAAGAATCGCAATCGAAAATATTTAACATGTTCTATCGCGTGTCGCAGGAATCCGTTGGTTCAGGACTAGGATTGTATATTGTAAAAGAAGCTGTTAATAAACTGAATGGCGATATAAAAGTTAAATCTCAAATAGGTGAAGGAACAACTTTCTTAATTAAAATACCAAATCAATAA
- a CDS encoding response regulator, producing MNQESEKPTFKKILVIDDNPTDRYIAKRMAEKYHFAEEIILQESALEALDYIKSLENTPELLPQFIFLDINMPGMNGYEFLEEYAKLSETIKANCIILMITTSIHPDDFKRAENNPSVFRFLNKPLDREKFRLIEDEFLSKK from the coding sequence ATGAACCAGGAATCAGAAAAACCAACTTTCAAAAAAATTTTAGTGATAGACGACAATCCAACAGATCGTTATATCGCAAAGCGAATGGCTGAAAAATATCATTTCGCTGAAGAAATAATTTTGCAGGAATCAGCTCTTGAAGCACTTGATTATATTAAATCATTAGAAAATACTCCAGAATTACTTCCACAATTCATTTTTTTAGATATTAATATGCCGGGAATGAACGGCTATGAATTTCTGGAAGAATACGCAAAACTGTCTGAAACAATCAAAGCAAACTGCATTATTTTGATGATTACAACATCTATACATCCTGATGATTTTAAACGGGCCGAAAATAATCCTTCTGTATTTCGTTTTCTGAATAAACCATTGGATCGAGAAAAATTTAGGCTTATTGAAGATGAGTTTTTATCGAAGAAGTAG
- a CDS encoding fibronectin type III domain-containing protein — protein sequence MKQVNFSHSGGFPLEQETLEKLQTAYRSELYEALKRHLSIDNNNDYIVAHATSEAKGWAVIRQEDAVNPENQTGILYPIKNGTPTNYLKTTRTETNLIYGTGESQPAYYDYEAEYSPAKLNDGVFVSESGQVQTVYYYDVRNFKIVKDIQAIEEILQAIQSNINAIEANIDVVEGDINAIETNINVIEADINLINQSYLPLNGSKAMQGDLDLGTHQLSKLDTNQTLEANVRARDFRLGYSGGRGLLHQNDYLGRALVDNSTASTTNLTLNYGPDWDNTYIGGKVYLDNINTTSSNGSSLLVLDNQNQVIKNSTLINSLLNRIQALEDKPATAVPLGMVAIWGKPAPFPEGWEEYVPLKGKIPVGLNILTPEEKTDAQDGDGGNGISYYRDNYGNIIYPFETLGSTGGRMAKKLSINEIPAHTHTETRVKEGLGSIINFEAVGDDGHLGYESVASGPAGGGQTFSILNPYRVVQFIEYTGRPKDSTAPTNPTNLQVSNIRDTSVTLSWSASTDEYGVTNYIIYGNGISPIITGNVLSYTVSGLSQDTSYNFYVKARDAAENLSTESNTVNFTTTITDLMKPSTPTGLMCSPDGDSYINISWNPSTDNLAVVRYVVYRRIAGGSSQVYVGTPDNFCTVYGTAGTTYYFKVLAVDAAGNESLFSSEVVGYVESEGGGGSCFDVESLVTMASGQSKKLKNIVVGDKLQGFSFPNEIDESDGDYFLWNGKLDEATKTDVTVVNKITSVQPNYYEIKMADTTIKVTGEHPLLVTQDGENLQWISVKNVSQSMLLIDKTGKTKAIESITFKEEPLEVALLDVENVDNYVISGIVAHNNKPEDPQDPQL from the coding sequence ATGAAACAAGTAAATTTTAGTCATTCGGGAGGATTTCCGCTCGAGCAAGAAACTTTAGAAAAACTTCAAACTGCCTACAGGTCTGAATTATACGAAGCTTTAAAAAGGCATTTAAGCATCGACAACAATAACGATTATATTGTAGCTCACGCAACAAGCGAAGCAAAAGGCTGGGCAGTTATCCGTCAGGAAGATGCTGTAAACCCGGAAAATCAGACAGGAATTTTATATCCTATCAAAAATGGAACTCCAACGAATTATTTAAAAACCACCAGAACAGAGACAAATTTAATCTACGGAACCGGAGAATCTCAACCCGCTTATTATGATTATGAGGCAGAATACAGCCCAGCCAAATTGAATGATGGTGTTTTTGTTTCTGAAAGTGGTCAGGTACAAACGGTCTATTATTATGATGTAAGAAATTTTAAGATTGTTAAGGATATTCAGGCAATCGAAGAAATTCTTCAGGCAATTCAATCCAACATTAATGCAATAGAGGCTAATATTGACGTTGTTGAAGGAGATATTAATGCAATTGAAACAAACATCAACGTAATTGAAGCAGATATCAATTTAATTAATCAATCTTATCTTCCGCTTAATGGTTCTAAAGCGATGCAGGGAGATTTAGATCTGGGGACTCATCAATTATCAAAATTAGACACAAATCAAACCTTAGAAGCAAACGTAAGAGCCAGAGATTTTAGATTAGGTTATAGTGGCGGAAGAGGATTATTGCATCAAAATGATTATCTGGGAAGAGCTTTAGTTGACAACAGCACTGCGTCGACGACAAATCTTACTCTAAATTATGGTCCGGATTGGGATAATACTTATATCGGTGGGAAAGTATATTTAGACAATATCAATACAACAAGTTCTAATGGCTCCTCTTTGCTGGTATTAGACAATCAAAATCAGGTTATTAAAAACAGTACGTTAATCAACTCGTTACTTAATCGTATCCAGGCTTTAGAAGACAAACCCGCCACTGCTGTACCACTTGGAATGGTTGCTATCTGGGGAAAACCAGCTCCATTTCCTGAAGGTTGGGAAGAATATGTACCATTAAAAGGTAAAATACCTGTAGGGCTTAATATTCTAACTCCAGAAGAAAAAACTGATGCACAAGACGGAGACGGAGGTAACGGTATTAGCTACTATAGAGATAATTATGGCAACATAATATATCCATTTGAAACCTTGGGAAGTACAGGAGGTCGAATGGCTAAAAAACTAAGTATTAATGAAATACCTGCACACACTCACACAGAAACAAGAGTAAAAGAAGGTTTAGGAAGCATAATAAATTTTGAAGCTGTTGGTGATGATGGCCATTTAGGATATGAATCTGTGGCATCAGGACCTGCTGGTGGAGGACAAACTTTCTCAATTCTTAACCCTTACAGAGTTGTCCAATTCATCGAATATACAGGACGTCCAAAAGATAGTACCGCACCAACAAATCCAACAAACTTGCAAGTATCAAATATTCGCGATACAAGTGTAACTTTAAGTTGGTCAGCATCGACTGATGAATATGGTGTTACAAATTATATTATATATGGAAATGGTATTTCGCCAATCATAACAGGTAACGTTCTCTCTTATACCGTTAGTGGACTATCTCAAGACACATCTTATAATTTCTATGTCAAAGCAAGAGACGCCGCAGAAAATTTATCAACTGAGAGTAATACCGTAAATTTTACAACAACTATAACGGATTTAATGAAGCCAAGCACACCAACTGGTTTAATGTGTTCCCCGGATGGTGATAGCTATATAAATATTTCATGGAACCCTTCTACTGACAATCTAGCTGTTGTTCGTTACGTGGTATATAGACGAATCGCTGGCGGATCTTCTCAAGTATATGTTGGAACCCCCGACAACTTTTGCACTGTTTATGGTACAGCAGGTACAACATATTATTTTAAAGTACTGGCTGTGGATGCGGCAGGAAATGAATCTCTATTTTCATCTGAAGTTGTAGGATATGTAGAATCAGAAGGCGGAGGCGGATCATGTTTCGACGTAGAATCATTAGTAACAATGGCATCAGGACAATCAAAGAAATTAAAGAATATTGTAGTTGGAGACAAACTTCAGGGATTTTCTTTCCCTAATGAGATTGATGAATCTGATGGAGACTATTTCTTGTGGAATGGAAAATTAGATGAAGCTACTAAAACTGACGTAACTGTTGTTAACAAAATCACAAGTGTTCAGCCAAATTACTACGAAATTAAAATGGCTGACACAACGATTAAAGTTACCGGAGAACACCCTTTATTAGTTACTCAAGATGGTGAAAATCTACAATGGATATCTGTAAAAAATGTGTCACAAAGCATGCTACTGATTGATAAAACAGGGAAAACAAAGGCTATTGAATCGATAACATTCAAAGAAGAACCTTTGGAAGTTGCTCTTTTAGATGTTGAGAATGTAGATAATTATGTTATTTCCGGAATTGTTGCTCACAACAATAAACCAGAAGATCCACAAGATCCACAACTATAA
- a CDS encoding leucine-rich repeat domain-containing protein, whose translation MITQKYIISKALALDTVNEGKNTDEILVYSADKEVKRIPQSSFSIEIKGVYNNNGEAKADGLVVGDYYRKPIVSDSESSVLAVVVDVLPTMKLVFNDIDTTASFLGITDKESIEDWNVFFSASTSLIFTKVRIEGNDAIFTRSDSFSGQINLNSCQIKDIDFTGFTNQISRIFLQSNEITFFNPTEKLPHSVTTLDLNNNTLATFDPHIELPDSLEYLSLSNCDLKTFNPSIALPVDLKTLNLEVNQIETFNPTIALPSGLNVLKLNVNEIVVFNPSLALPADLQELILNNNKIVTFDPSIALPSNLKYLNLNDNQIVTFDPANFALPANLDSFSIGDNKIATFDPANFALPNSITSLSLFNNQIVSFDLVNFLLPSNLKILSLGGNKISTFDPSVPLPDNLEFLSVLSCSIVSFNPTLPLPATLKNIRLEYNRITTSSWNTATAWISNLGNNGSINCEVNYDSIIETASETLLRDKGWTIITQ comes from the coding sequence ATGATCACACAAAAATATATAATTAGTAAAGCATTAGCTTTAGATACTGTGAATGAAGGTAAAAACACAGATGAGATATTAGTTTATAGCGCAGACAAAGAAGTTAAGAGGATTCCTCAAAGTAGTTTTTCTATTGAAATAAAAGGTGTTTATAACAATAATGGCGAAGCAAAAGCAGATGGTTTAGTCGTTGGTGACTATTATAGAAAACCAATCGTTAGCGATTCTGAATCTTCTGTTTTAGCTGTTGTTGTTGATGTTTTACCGACAATGAAATTAGTTTTTAACGACATTGATACAACGGCTTCTTTTTTAGGTATAACTGACAAAGAAAGTATTGAAGATTGGAATGTTTTTTTTAGTGCTAGTACCTCTTTGATATTTACTAAAGTTAGAATTGAAGGTAATGACGCTATTTTCACAAGATCAGATTCTTTTTCAGGACAAATAAACTTGAATTCTTGTCAAATAAAAGATATTGATTTCACCGGATTTACCAATCAGATAAGCCGCATATTTTTACAATCAAATGAAATAACTTTTTTCAACCCTACTGAAAAACTGCCACATTCAGTTACTACCTTGGATTTAAATAACAATACTTTAGCTACTTTTGATCCTCATATTGAACTACCTGACAGTTTAGAATATTTATCTTTGAGCAATTGTGATTTGAAGACCTTTAATCCTTCTATTGCTTTGCCAGTGGATTTGAAAACGTTAAATCTGGAGGTGAATCAAATAGAAACATTTAATCCTACTATTGCATTGCCTTCAGGTTTAAATGTTTTAAAATTAAATGTAAATGAGATAGTTGTATTTAATCCTTCTCTTGCTTTACCTGCTGATTTGCAGGAATTAATTTTAAACAACAATAAAATAGTTACATTTGACCCTTCTATTGCGCTACCGTCGAATCTAAAATATCTAAACTTAAATGATAACCAAATAGTTACATTTGACCCTGCTAATTTTGCCTTACCAGCAAACTTAGATTCGTTTTCTATAGGTGACAACAAAATAGCCACTTTTGATCCTGCTAATTTTGCTTTACCTAATTCAATAACTAGCCTCTCCTTATTTAACAATCAAATAGTCTCTTTTGATCTAGTAAATTTTCTTTTACCTTCAAATTTAAAAATTCTAAGTTTAGGTGGTAATAAAATTTCAACATTCGATCCTTCTGTTCCTTTACCAGATAATTTAGAATTTCTATCTGTGTTAAGTTGTTCGATAGTTTCTTTTAACCCTACTTTACCATTGCCAGCTACTTTGAAAAATATTAGGCTAGAATACAACCGGATAACTACATCTAGCTGGAACACAGCAACGGCCTGGATTTCAAATCTTGGCAATAATGGTAGTATAAATTGCGAAGTAAATTATGATTCAATTATAGAGACTGCATCTGAAACTCTTTTACGAGATAAAGGCTGGACAATAATAACTCAATAA